Proteins encoded in a region of the Pseudomonadota bacterium genome:
- a CDS encoding NDP-sugar synthase: protein MKAVILVGGEGTRLRPLTYDVPKPMVPIVNKPYMEHQVDTLRRHGFDEIIFALGYKSEAFEAYFGDGSRFGVRFWHVVENEPLGTAGAVKNVESLLDDTFLVFNGDVLSGIDLTALVNLHRANGALGTLALTPVEDPSQYGVVVTEADGRVRSFIEKPPRESAPTNAINAGVYVLEPSVVAAMPAGQRWMFEHQVFPTLLSEGKPLYASLSDAYWLDIGSPSRYLQASHDTLEGRAGVVLPPP, encoded by the coding sequence CGACGTTCCCAAGCCCATGGTGCCCATCGTCAACAAGCCATACATGGAGCATCAGGTCGACACGCTGCGCAGGCACGGCTTCGACGAGATCATCTTCGCCCTCGGCTACAAGAGCGAGGCTTTCGAGGCGTACTTCGGCGACGGATCGAGGTTCGGGGTGCGGTTCTGGCACGTGGTCGAGAATGAGCCGCTGGGCACCGCGGGCGCGGTAAAGAACGTCGAGTCGCTCCTCGACGACACGTTCCTCGTGTTCAACGGCGACGTGCTCTCGGGCATCGATCTCACCGCGCTGGTGAACCTGCATCGTGCGAACGGGGCACTGGGAACGCTCGCGCTCACCCCCGTCGAAGACCCCAGCCAGTACGGCGTGGTGGTCACCGAAGCCGACGGGCGCGTGCGCTCGTTCATCGAGAAGCCCCCGCGCGAGTCGGCCCCCACCAACGCCATCAACGCGGGGGTCTACGTGCTCGAGCCTTCGGTGGTGGCCGCCATGCCGGCGGGCCAGCGGTGGATGTTCGAGCACCAGGTGTTCCCCACGCTTCTCTCCGAGGGAAAGCCGCTCTACGCGTCGCTCTCCGATGCCTACTGGCTCGACATCGGAAGTCCGAGCCGCTACCTGCAGGCCAGTCACGACACGCTCGAGGGTCGGGCGGGCGTGGTTCTGCCGCCCCC